DNA from Campylobacter concisus:
ACGCCGCCTAAGAAAAATGGGCAAAATCCAAGTATTGCTGAGGCTGAACCTGCGTATTCTCTGCCTTCGTTCATAGCTAGCGATGAAGCAGTTGGCAAGACAAATCCTGTAAAAAGAAGTAATAAGAAAAATGCGATAATGACGCCGATCACTTCAAATTTAAAACAAAGCATGAAAGCAATAAAAACACTAGCAAACAAGGTGCCAAAAAGCCCAGTTTTGAGCGCTTTTCTCTCATTTAAAAGACTGGCAAGCCTTGCTCCTATAACAAGTCCTAAACCATTTGAAGCAAAGCAAAAGCTATAACTTACTGGACTTAAAGAATAAAATTCTTGAAAGATAAACGAAGATGACGCTATATAGGCAAACATCGCACCCATCGCAAATGTCTGAATGCTTACGAAAAGCATAAATTTTTTCTTTCTTAAAATTTTGCCAAAAACACTATAAGTCACCAACAAAGGCATTTTTAAGCGATTTGACTGACTTAAGCTCTCTTTGAAATAAAAATTTGCGATAAAAAGCAAAATACCAATGATAGTAAGTGCCATAAAGATGCCACGCCAGTCGGTAAATTTAAGCAGCAAACTGCCACCTATTGGTGAAAGTATCGGGGCAAGACCATTTACAACCATCATAAGACTAAAAAATTTAGTCATTTCATGACCCTTATAAAGATCACTCACAACAGCCCTTGAGATGACTAAGCTGCCGGCACTTGCTAGCCCTTGGATGATGCGCATAAAGATAAAAAACTGGATATTTTGTGCAAAAAATATAAAAATAGTGCTTATCGTATAGACGATGAGTGAGATGGTAAGTGGCGTTTTTCGTCCAAATTTATCACTTATTGGGCCAACTATGAGCTGACCTATGGCTAAGCCTGCCATCGATGTCGTGATCGTTAATTGCGTAGCTGTGACGCTTGTTTTAAACCACTCAGTAATAGCAGGAAGTGCTGGCAAATAAAGGTCTGTAACAAATGGTCCAAAGGCAGAGAGAGCGCCTAAAAATAGCAATAAAAATAGCTTGGAATTTTCTTTTTTCATAACTCTTCTTTAAATTTTTAAAGAGATTATATTATGACTTTACTTTTTGCTTTATTAAGTATAAATTTACTACTGTTGTTATAAAAAAGCCCTAAAAATAGGGCTTAGTATTACATTTTGTCTTTAGTGACGATTAAGAGCATTTTAAATTTATCTTTTATCTTTAATCCGTGTGGTATTTTGCCTGGAAGCACGATGGTATCGCCTTTTTTGATATCAAAATGTTCATCACCAATAGTTAGCTTCATCTCGCCATCAAGTGCGATAAGTAGTGCATCGCCTGGTGCTGCGTGAGTTGAGAGCTCTTGGTCTGTGTCAAAACTAAGTAATGACATTGAGCCGTTTTCGTTCTTTACGAGCGTTTTGCTCACGATTTTGCCTTTTTCGTATTCGACTGCATCAACTAAGCTAAAAATAGCTGCCTTAGGTAAATGATCTATCATTAAATCCTCCTTAAAATCAATTGAAATATATTTCGTTGGTTCGTTAAAAACTAGCTTGCGCCACACTTTTTTCTCTATCAGGCAAGCTTGCTCATTGCCTATATGCATCTGCTTTTCGCCGTAGTATAGGCTAGCACCGCCTTCTACAACCCATGCGAGGCTATCGCAAAACAGCATCTCATGATCTAGCTCCTCGCCTGTATCAAAAGCAAATACATCGACATGAGCGTTCTCGCAATCAAAAATTCTCTTGCTAACAACGCTTTTAGAAATAACCTTTGTGTCAGCATTTAGATTGTAAATTTTACTCATTTTTCTTCCTTTCGTAAATTTACACGTCATTGTAGTAAAAATTTTTGGACGATTTGTTGATAAGGATTATCTACTGATTCAAAATATAGGTTATCGTTTTTTAAGATAATATTTTAAACATATACCCAATTTTACTATAAAAAACAATTTTTGCTATATTTATATATTTTCATATTTTAATCAAAATCTAAAATTCCTCTTGAAAGGTCCTTAAAATACTTATCTTTATATACATTATGAATTATCTCTCTGTTATCAAATTCAACAATATAGTTGAGAATCTCTTTTAACCTATCGCTAATATCTTCTCGTATAAAAATATCAATAATCTTTCTAATATTTTTTGCTCGTATAGATTTTCCAATAGATATTGATTCCATTTGATATTTTATTTCGGTCAAAGCAATTTTTATTTGCTCTTCAGTTAGCATCTTAAATAAGGAATCATAATATCCAACCGCTCCTGGAGATACGCCTTGACAATAAGTTACTTCTCTACCAATTCTACATTCCAAGAAAGTTTTAATAATTTTTTCCTCTCTATCATTAGGAATATCTGACGGTTGCGAAATATACTTCATAATTTTTTTTGCTATTGGTGGTTCATGGTAGTAATTATCCCATTCATTATGAACAGTATGCAAATCATCACATAAGCCACTAATTTCCAAACTTCGCTCCGTCAATGACAAATAAGGTAAACCATCACAGTACTCCAAAAACTTATAAGTTAAGTCTTCTTTATTCTTTTGAAGATTATTACGAAAAAAAAGCTTCTTTTCGCCTATATCATATTTGATATCATCTCTACAGTATTTCCAAATTTCCTTTGATAGTTTAAGAACATTCTCTCTTGCTTCAACACTTGTACTTTCTACAATAAATATACCGAATAATCCACGCAATAAAGTACCTGACATAACTGAAGAAAATTTTTTAACTTCCTTTCCTATTGTTCCAATCGTTATATCATCCAATAAACTAGTACTCTTTTTTATTTGTTCCACAATTTTTTTTATATGTACAGCTGAACTAGAAGGCTTATCGTTTATTACTTCTGTTACACATGTTTTTAACCATCCTAATAATTCAAAAGAATTAATATTATATGAATTTGGATGAGATGCACCTATCTGATTTCTCATATCCAATATGTGACACAATTTTAAGTATACAACACTTGATATCCATTCTAACTTTCTTAGAGTTTCCAACATTGTTTTATCTTTAATTCCAAGAAGGTCATCTTCATTTTTGTATTGCTCTCTTACTTTATCTGCGACTGCATTATCAAAAAATGTATCAATACCAAAATAGATTATTTTTTGTCGTAAACTTATAACTACTTCATTCCAAACATAATTTAACGAAGCATCAAAAAGTCCTATGGCTGCACCTGCAACAAATCTTGACAAATATGTCGCATCTCTTTTTTGGTTTTCTGGAATGGAATTCATTAATTGCGGCAGCATTTTCATTATGTTTTCACGTTCATCTACTGAAGCAATTATATTTTCAGAGGGTAATCCCAAGTCATTTAACATTAATTCAAATTTCGTGACTTTCTCAACTAAACTTCCACCACTTTCAACAATCTCAATATTAGACATTTGTTTACCTTATACAAAAATAATATAATCAATTCATTCATCTTATTAATCAACAGTTTAATAGACATCACACACAAACTAACTCGATTCAGCAAAATTCCATTTTCTATATCTTATACCATATACAAGAAAATTTTATATTCCTAACTCGTTATAATGTATTATTTTCAAGAAATTCATAGCAGAAGCATTTATTGCTACTCCCACTCTATCGTTGCGGGCGGTTTGCTCGAGATATCGTAAACTACGCGGTTTATGCCATTCACCTCGTTTATAATGCGGCGGCTTACATTTTCAAGTAGATCATAAGGGAGCCTTGAAAAGCTAGCAGTCATGCCATCGCTCGCATCAACCACGCGCACGCACACGGCGTTTTCATAAGTGCGGTTATCCCCCATTACGCCGACTGAATTTACGTTTAAAAGCACGCAGAATGCCTGCCAAGTTTTGTTGTACCAGCCAGTGCTCTTTAGCTCGTCGCGTAAGATCACGTCAGCTTTGCGAAGTAGTTCAAGGCTTGGTTTATTTACTTCACCCATGATACGAATAGCAAGGCCCGGTCCTGGGAAAGGATGACGGAATACTAGATCACGGCTTAATCCGAGCTCAAGACCAAGCTTTCTAACCTCATCTTTAAAAATTTCTCTTAGTGGCTCAATTAGCTCAAATGTCATCCAATCAGGCAAGCCGCCAACGTTGTGGTGGCTCTTTATGGTCTTACTTGAGCCAACGACTGAGCTTTCGATGATATCAGTATAAAGAGTGCCTTGAGCTAGAAATTTCACATCGCCATGCTTTTTAGCCTCTTGCTCAAAAATTTCTATAAATATCTCGCCTATGATCTTGCGTTTTTTCTCAGGATCAACGACGCCAGCTAAGCGGCTAAGAAAGATCTCGCTCGCATCTATGCTAACTAGCTCAACACCAAGCTTTGTTCTAAATGTAGCTTCAACTTGCTCTTTTTCGTTTGTTCTAAGAAGTCCGTTATCAACAAAGACAAGGATCAAATTTTCAGGCACAGCAGCCGCTAAAAGTGCCGCGGTCACGGAGCTATCCACGCCGCCACTAACTGCACAAAGCACCTTGTGAGTGCCTACTGTTTTTCTTATCTCTTCTATCTTGTTTTTAGCAAAGCTTCCCATGTTCCATGTGCTCTCGCAACCACAAATATATTTAGCGAAATTCTTTAGAATTTGCGTGCCGTATTCGCTATGTTGCACCTCTGCGTGGAACTGGATCGCATAAAATTTTCGTTTATCATCGCCAAAAGCACAATAAGGCGAATTTTCACTAACAGCGATCACTTCAAAGCCCTCTGGCAAGTCCTTTACATAGTCGCTATGACTCATCCATACGATTTGTTTTGAAGGTGTATCTTTAAATAGTGCATGCTCTTTAATAACGCTAAGCTCAGCCTTGCCATACTCTTTTTGATCAGCTGCTAAAACCTCCGCTCCATGCGTGTGAGCAAGTAGCTGCATGCCGTAGCAAACGCCAAGTATAGGGATGTTTAACTCAAAGACGCCGTTATCGCAAAAATAAGCATCTTTAGCATAAACACTAGCTGGACCGCCACTTAAAATGATACCTTTTGGCTCTTTTGCCTTTATCTCACTAAGCTTTGCATTAAATGGCAAAATTTCAGTGTAGACACCTTCTTCTCTTAGCCTTCTAGCTATTAGCTGAGTGTATTGCGAACCAAAATCCAAAACTATAATCGTATTGTTCATTTATAACCTTTTAAAAATAGATATGAAAAATTTCAAACTGCACATACCAAACAATGATCGATACGATATATCCTAGAACCACCATCCAAGCGTATTTCATATGTGCACCAAAGGTATAAATTCCTTTTAATTTACCCATTACTCCAACACCAGCTGCTGAACCAAAGCTGATCATCGAACCGCCGATACCAGCAGTTAGTGTCACTAGTAGCCACTGACTCATCGCCTCGCCTGCATCAGCTCCCATTGCTGGATTTGCTTTTAAAACAGCTGACATAACTGGAACGTTATCAACGATCGCTGAAAGGAAGCCAACGCCAATATTTACAGCAGTTGAGCCAAATTTATCATAAAGTGATACAGCGTAATTTAAAAATCCAGCAAAATGAAGAGCGCCAACTGCAGCTAAAATTCCAAAGAAGAAAAATAGTGTGTTATTTTCGATCTTTGACATATAGTGAAATACATGCATTGGCTCTTCATTTTTGTGAGCTTTTTTGAAATAGTAAGTATAAAGACTAAGTAGTGAGAAACCAAACATCATTCCCCACATCGCTGGCAAGTGGAAAAGCTGATGCATCATAACTGCACAAAAGATAGTAAATGCGCCTATAAAAATAACCACTTTACCGCCTTTTTTCATAACCACTTTTGGCTCGTTTGCCACATCAAAATGTGGTGCAGTACTTGGCACCACGCGAGAAAGTAAAAATGCCGTTACAAACCAACCTATGATAGATGCTGGGAAAAGTGCAAAAAAGTCGACAAATGGTGCTTTTCCAGCAGCCCAAGCCATAAGCGTAGTGATATCGCCAAATGGACTCCATGCCCCACCTGCATTTGCTGCTACGACGATGTTTATTGCGCCAGCCACTAGGAAATTTGTATTATTTCTATCTATCGTTAGAAGAACGGTTGAAAGAATAAGCGCTGTTGTTAGGTTATCAGCTACTGGGCTTATAAAAAATGCCAAAATACCAGTTAGCCAAAACAGCTTTCTATAAGTATAGCCTTTTGATACGAGATTATATTTAAGTGCATTAAATACATCTCTTTCGATAAGTGCTTCGATAAAAGTCATCGCCACCATCAAGAAAAATACGATCTGAGCGATCTCTAAAATCAGGTGATTTACCTCATGTTCAAGCGAATGCACATCCATGCCATTTATAAGCATGTAAACACCGATAAGTAGGAACATAAATGTACCGATAAAAATAGCAGGTTTTGCTTTATCAATGTGGAAATTTTCTTCCGCTGCTATGAAAAAATATCCAACAACAAAAATTATAAGCGATAAAATTCCTGCCCATGTAGTAGTTAAGTCAATAGCTGCGGTTTCTCCATCAGCACCAAAAGCCATCGCGAAAAACAAGCCTAGAAGTCCAAAAAACCTCATTATACTCTCCTTGTAGAATAAAAAATCTTGGTATATTACTTAAATGAGCCTAAAAATTAGGTTAGTTAAAATTATTAAGCTTACATTACATTTTTATTTAAATACGAAAATTTTACTAGATTTTGTTTATCTTGTCAGTTTTCTTTTCTTTTACGGGAGCATTTCCATAAAATGGATCATCTTTATAGCCACAACCGCTAAATGCAAAAAGAGTAAAAATTAAAATAAAAGATGATAAGATAAGCCCATGAAAAACGCTAAATTTTTGATAAATACTATTCACGAAAATCCTTTGTATAAAGAAAAATTAAGCATGGCAAATGAGTGCCAACAGCTTTTAGAGCTTATGGGGAAAGCAAAACGATTTTATATAGCTTTTTGCTACGTTAGAGAAGGTGTTTTGACCTTTGTTCTTACTCATCCCACTGGGCTTTTAGAGCTTAGGCGTGATAGTAGTATAAATGATATAAAAAGGTTATTAAAAACCTTTTGCAATTTTAATAAAAATAGCGTTTTTAACAGCATTCTTACTCCAAAACCTATTAATGAAATCAACTATACAAAAAACAAAAAAGAAGAAAATATAAGATTTGTCGTGAGCAAATTTTTAAAATTTTTTAATCAAAAAGAGCAAAGTGCCATCTTTTATGCACCAGCTAGCAAAGGTGAGTTTAAAAATTTAGCAAAAGACGAGCAAATACACCAAAAATTTGAAGAGCTAAGAGAAATTTTGCTCAAGAAAAATGAGCAGGCAAGATGCTAATAGACGAGATCAGAACGCTTCCAAACGAGCCTGGCGTATATCAGTATTTTGACGCACAAAATAGGCTCTTATACGTTGGCAAGGCCAAAATTTTAAAAAATAGGGTCAAAAGCTACTTTAAATTTACCCCAAGCCTAGCTCCGGCTGAAAAACTAAGCCCTAGAATTTCAAAGATGATAAGCGAGGCGGTGCATCTTGAATACATCGTCACGCCAAGCGAAGCAGATGCTCTAATACTTGAAAATTCTTTCATCAAGCAGCTTAAGCCAAAATACAACATCTTGCTTCGTGACGACAAGACCTATCCTTATATCTTTATAAATTTAAATGATGATTTTCCAAGATTTGAGATCACTAGAAAGGTGGTAAAAGGCTCGAATATCCGCTATTTTGGGCCATATTTTAGTGGAGCTAGCGAGCTGCTTGAGGCACTTTATCTAAATTTCAACCTCGTTCAGAAAAAATCCTGCATCAAAGGCAAAAAAGCCTGCCTTTTTTATCAGCTAAAACGCTGCTATGCCCCATGCGAGGGCAAAATTTCAAAAGAAAACTACGCTAAGATCGTAAACGAAGCTATCGCGGCCTTACAAAATCCAAATTTGCTCATCGCTCGCCTTGAAGAGCTCATGCTAAACTACGCCAAGGCCGAAGACTACGAGCAAGCAGCCGCTACTAGAGATAAGATACAAACACTTAAAAATATGCAAACAAAGGTTGAAGTTGATCTTGCTAAGCTTGAGGACTTTGAGGCCTACTCGGTCGCTTGTGTGCATGATATGATCTGTGCGGTGAGATTTAGCGTGCAAAATGGCAAGATAACTGGCGTAAAAACTGACATCACGCAGGCCAAAAACGCTCAAAAAGATGAGATAAACGAAGCTTATAAGCAGGCTATTTTAAAAAGCTTCATAGCTGGACAGCCGATAATTAGCACCAAAATTTATGTGCATGAGAGCTTTGAAGATAGTGAGCTGGTGGAGGAAATTTTAAACGAGAGATTTGGACGTAAATTTAGCATCACATGCCCAAAGATAGGCGATAAGCGTAAAATTTGTGAGATCGCTACCAAAAACGCTGAAGTTAGCATTGAAAAATATCTAAAAACGCACGATAACGTGCTATTAAACGAGATAAAAGAGTACTTTGACCTAGCTCACACGCCTTACGTGGTCGAGGCTTACGACAACTCGCACCTTTTTGGCGAGGCAAGTGTCGGAGCGATGGTGCGCTATGAGCATGGCGAGTGGGCGAAGCAAAACTACCGCCATATGCACCTAAGCTCTAAAAACGACTACGATCAGATGAAAGAGAGTTTGACAGCCAGAGCACTTAGATTTGACAAGCTTAGCCCGCCTGATATTTGGGTCATTGATGGTGGTGAAGTGCTTTTAAATTTAGCCTGTGAAATTTTAGCGAGCAGTGGCGCAAACGTCGATGTGATAGCCATTTCAAAAGAAAAGATAGACGCCAAAGCTCACCGCGCAAAAGGCGAGGCAAAGGATAAAATTTACACAAAAAGTGGTAGCTTTAGCCTAAGCACGAGCGATAAAAAGCTTCAGTTTTTCCAAAAAATGCGTGATGAAAGCCATAGATTTGTCATTAGCTTTCACAGAAAAACAAGGCAGAAAAACGATATGCAAAGATCAATTCTAAAGCAAGCTGGCGTTTCTGAGGGCAGTATCGCGAAATTAATCAGCTTTTACGGAAGTTTTGATAAAATCAGCGAAGCGAATTTAGACGAAGTGGCAAAAATAACAAATAAAAGCGTAGCAGAAAAGCTTGCAGTACTCAAAGAAGGAAATTTGAAGTGATAATATACGATGAAAATTTAAAAATATCTGCGATAACGCAAGATTCACTTGAGCTATTGGGTTTTGATAGTTTAGATGACTTTTTGTTGCAATACAAAGATATAAGCGAGCTAGTCATAACAAGCCAGGAAAGTACAAACTACAGCTTCTTGGAATTTTTACAAAATACGAAAGATAATAGTGCTAGAGTAAATTTAAAAAGAAAAGATGGTGGTGCGATCTTACTAGAAGCGAGATTGCAAAATGCTATTTTAAAAAATGGTGAAAAATTTTTTATCGTGCTTTTAGAGAAGCAAGACATAATAAACAACCAAAATCTAATAGCAGCAGTAAAAGTAAAACCTACACTAAGACTGCCTGTTTTTAAACTAAACGCATGGTATCTTTTTGATACACAGACACAATCACTTATCGATGATTCCTGGTTTGAAACATCACTTAAAATACTAAATTTAAATAAAAAAGATTTTGCATCCTATTTAAATATCTTTTTACACAACGCAAGAGAAATTCTTATCCAAATCCAATCAGCCATAATCGCAAAAGACGAGATAATGCTCAAAAAATATGTAGATGAGATAAGAGAGGCTGCATTAAATTTAAAGCTTAATAATCTAGCAAATGAGCTTAATGCTCTTTTAGATAACAATCAAAATGGAAAGATGAAAGAGATGTCTCTTTTTACCAAAAGACTAATTGAGATAGAAAATATCGTCAAAAAATATAGCAAAAAGAGTATCCATGAAAAATAATAAATTTTATATATTGTTAGCGCCAATAATAATTTCAGCGATCTTTTGCGCATATAGCGGAAATGAAAGCTATAAAAAATTCACAGATCTAAAAGATCTAAATGAAAAACTATATAAACAATCCTTAGTATTTCAAACTATAAAATCTGTAATACAAGAGCACGATACGCTAATAGGCAAAAGCCAAGAAGATATAAAAAAGTTGCGAGATAGCACCTTAAAAAATACACAAAAATTTATAAATTCTATAAGAAAAGACGATCGCACCGAGATACGAAATGTAAATAAATTAAAAGAATTGCTAGCAAATCTCAACCAAAATGATAAATTTGATGAACTATTTTACGAATTTTTCCAAAATATAAATGGAGAAATAGATAGCGATTTTAAACAAGATTTAGACCGAGACTTTCCGCTTATAATAAAAGCTTATGCCGCAACTTTAAGTAAAATTTACAACCAACTCTCTTTAGCAAACAACACTAAATACTACGTAAAAAATATCTTTATAAATGGCCCTTTATTTTCAATAAATAGCAATGTGAGAGAAAATATATATTCCGTAAGAGACAACACACCAAATCTTGATATGCTTCCAAAAAGTGAGCTAAAAGAGAATATTTACAAAGACTTTAATCAGTTTGAAGCCAACTATCAAGCTAAAAAAATAAGAGAAGCTAAAGCCAAGATCGCATTTTCTGAAAAACTAAATATCGAAGATATCATCTTAATTAAACAGTATGAAGATGATAAATTTATACTTTTATTAGATAGTGCCATAAACATAAAAAATGAGCTACTAGAACTTACTAAGAGCGAGAAAATAAGCTTTGGCATAAAGACCTTTTTTGAGTTTTTGCTTTGTGGCTTGCTCATTTTGTCTTTGCTTAGCATTTCTGCTAGGTTGAAATTTTTAAAGGTGCTTATCGATAAGTCAAAATACATATCAAACTATATCCTATCATCAAAAGAGACAAGTGCGGATAATGCGATATCAAAGCTCATAAAAACTTATGAAGATCTAAAAGAAGCCTATATAAAAGATAGCAGCTTTTTTCAGATAAAAGATAAATATATTTTATCCGTGAGCAAGAAACTAGAGTCTATTAATAAAGAAATTTTTACATCGACCGCGGCTTTAAAAATAGAAACAAATAATAGCAAAAAGCAAGTATTTATAGACACGATAGAAAAAAATGCAAATATCATGACTTCGCTTTATAACAATGCTAAAAATATCTCAAATGTTAAAAAATATAGCGAATGCAATAAAACCGAGATATTTGATCCTCAAAAAAGCTTTGAAGAAATTTTGCAAGCAAATATTGTCTATTCGCAAAGCAAAAAGATAAATTTTATAAGCTACCTTGATCCAAGCCTTACAAATGAACTAGAAGGAAATCTAAATTCATTAAAAACCGCATTTAACTCTATCTTTTTGGCATCTTTATCAATGTCTTTAAGACATCAAAACATTATCATCGCTATCAAAAAAGTTCAAAAAGAGTTTGATAGAAGCGGACTTTGTTCTGTAAGCTTTAGCATAAAAAATAGCTCAGCTGCCATGAGTGAAAAGCAAATTTCAGATATATTTTCAGATGATGAGAATAGCTTAAATAATGATGAGAGCGAGTTTTATCTAAAAATCGCTCAAATTTATTTAAAAAATTTAGAAAGTAAGCTGGAGATTAACTCGTTTCCAAGTATTGGCAATGAGTTTAAATTTGTAGTCATTTTTAAAACAACATCAAACCATAAAGACTTTGATATAAAATGCAATCATAAATTAGCATTTTTGCAAGATGTAAATGTAGCTTACAACGAAGCTTTTGAGCAGACCACAAAAGACCTTGGGCTCAAAGTAGATATGTTAACAAGCACTAGTCCATCTATTACAAAAAATTATGATGCTATATTTTTAAGAAATACCAATAAGCAAGGTCAAGATATTAAAAATCCGCTCATTTTAAAAGATCCGCTAACTCCGTTAAGTATCACAAGACTACTTTGCTTGGGTGAAGCTGATATTATGAATAAAAATTTAAACGATAAACCAAAAATTTTGATCTGCGATACTAATGAAATTTACATAGATATAACAGCAAGTGGCTTTAGTAAATTTAACTGCGAAGTTGTGGGAGTTTGTAATAAAAAAGATTTAAAACAAGCCATAAAGCAAGGCGATTTTGACCTTATCTTTGTTGGCTCGAAATTTTTCGAAGCTGAAAAAAATAGCATTCAAAAAAATCTTGATCTTATAAAAACAGCCATACAAAATGCAAAAATTCCAATTATACTAATGCTTTCAAACACTTCAAATATAGATGGAGAGAGTGTCAAAGAATACTTCAATGCCTATATAAAAACGCCAATAAATAGCGACGAACTGGCTCAAATTTTTAGAAAATTTTTGCCAAATTTTGGCGAGATTGCAATAGACGAAAGCTATCTAGCAAAAAGTGAAAATATTATTTTATTTAAGAAATCGCCAATGGAAAATAAAATATTTAGCTCAGCTTTAGGAGAATTTTACAACACACTTGAAACCACAAATAGCTTTGATGAGCTATTAACAAAGATAAAAACCAAAACTTATGGCATCGTTCTTATAGATGAAAATGTAAAAGACTTCAACTACGAAGAGCTAACAAGAGTTGTTGATAAGA
Protein-coding regions in this window:
- a CDS encoding multidrug effflux MFS transporter, whose product is MKKENSKLFLLLFLGALSAFGPFVTDLYLPALPAITEWFKTSVTATQLTITTSMAGLAIGQLIVGPISDKFGRKTPLTISLIVYTISTIFIFFAQNIQFFIFMRIIQGLASAGSLVISRAVVSDLYKGHEMTKFFSLMMVVNGLAPILSPIGGSLLLKFTDWRGIFMALTIIGILLFIANFYFKESLSQSNRLKMPLLVTYSVFGKILRKKKFMLFVSIQTFAMGAMFAYIASSSFIFQEFYSLSPVSYSFCFASNGLGLVIGARLASLLNERKALKTGLFGTLFASVFIAFMLCFKFEVIGVIIAFFLLLLFTGFVLPTASSLAMNEGREYAGSASAILGFCPFFLGGVVSPLVGLGDIFYSTSIVILACTLFALISFLRLKRFA
- a CDS encoding cupin domain-containing protein → MSKIYNLNADTKVISKSVVSKRIFDCENAHVDVFAFDTGEELDHEMLFCDSLAWVVEGGASLYYGEKQMHIGNEQACLIEKKVWRKLVFNEPTKYISIDFKEDLMIDHLPKAAIFSLVDAVEYEKGKIVSKTLVKNENGSMSLLSFDTDQELSTHAAPGDALLIALDGEMKLTIGDEHFDIKKGDTIVLPGKIPHGLKIKDKFKMLLIVTKDKM
- the guaA gene encoding glutamine-hydrolyzing GMP synthase, giving the protein MNNTIIVLDFGSQYTQLIARRLREEGVYTEILPFNAKLSEIKAKEPKGIILSGGPASVYAKDAYFCDNGVFELNIPILGVCYGMQLLAHTHGAEVLAADQKEYGKAELSVIKEHALFKDTPSKQIVWMSHSDYVKDLPEGFEVIAVSENSPYCAFGDDKRKFYAIQFHAEVQHSEYGTQILKNFAKYICGCESTWNMGSFAKNKIEEIRKTVGTHKVLCAVSGGVDSSVTAALLAAAVPENLILVFVDNGLLRTNEKEQVEATFRTKLGVELVSIDASEIFLSRLAGVVDPEKKRKIIGEIFIEIFEQEAKKHGDVKFLAQGTLYTDIIESSVVGSSKTIKSHHNVGGLPDWMTFELIEPLREIFKDEVRKLGLELGLSRDLVFRHPFPGPGLAIRIMGEVNKPSLELLRKADVILRDELKSTGWYNKTWQAFCVLLNVNSVGVMGDNRTYENAVCVRVVDASDGMTASFSRLPYDLLENVSRRIINEVNGINRVVYDISSKPPATIEWE
- the nhaD gene encoding sodium:proton antiporter NhaD; amino-acid sequence: MRFFGLLGLFFAMAFGADGETAAIDLTTTWAGILSLIIFVVGYFFIAAEENFHIDKAKPAIFIGTFMFLLIGVYMLINGMDVHSLEHEVNHLILEIAQIVFFLMVAMTFIEALIERDVFNALKYNLVSKGYTYRKLFWLTGILAFFISPVADNLTTALILSTVLLTIDRNNTNFLVAGAINIVVAANAGGAWSPFGDITTLMAWAAGKAPFVDFFALFPASIIGWFVTAFLLSRVVPSTAPHFDVANEPKVVMKKGGKVVIFIGAFTIFCAVMMHQLFHLPAMWGMMFGFSLLSLYTYYFKKAHKNEEPMHVFHYMSKIENNTLFFFFGILAAVGALHFAGFLNYAVSLYDKFGSTAVNIGVGFLSAIVDNVPVMSAVLKANPAMGADAGEAMSQWLLVTLTAGIGGSMISFGSAAGVGVMGKLKGIYTFGAHMKYAWMVVLGYIVSIIVWYVQFEIFHIYF
- the uvrC gene encoding excinuclease ABC subunit UvrC produces the protein MLIDEIRTLPNEPGVYQYFDAQNRLLYVGKAKILKNRVKSYFKFTPSLAPAEKLSPRISKMISEAVHLEYIVTPSEADALILENSFIKQLKPKYNILLRDDKTYPYIFINLNDDFPRFEITRKVVKGSNIRYFGPYFSGASELLEALYLNFNLVQKKSCIKGKKACLFYQLKRCYAPCEGKISKENYAKIVNEAIAALQNPNLLIARLEELMLNYAKAEDYEQAAATRDKIQTLKNMQTKVEVDLAKLEDFEAYSVACVHDMICAVRFSVQNGKITGVKTDITQAKNAQKDEINEAYKQAILKSFIAGQPIISTKIYVHESFEDSELVEEILNERFGRKFSITCPKIGDKRKICEIATKNAEVSIEKYLKTHDNVLLNEIKEYFDLAHTPYVVEAYDNSHLFGEASVGAMVRYEHGEWAKQNYRHMHLSSKNDYDQMKESLTARALRFDKLSPPDIWVIDGGEVLLNLACEILASSGANVDVIAISKEKIDAKAHRAKGEAKDKIYTKSGSFSLSTSDKKLQFFQKMRDESHRFVISFHRKTRQKNDMQRSILKQAGVSEGSIAKLISFYGSFDKISEANLDEVAKITNKSVAEKLAVLKEGNLK
- a CDS encoding response regulator, which gives rise to MKNNKFYILLAPIIISAIFCAYSGNESYKKFTDLKDLNEKLYKQSLVFQTIKSVIQEHDTLIGKSQEDIKKLRDSTLKNTQKFINSIRKDDRTEIRNVNKLKELLANLNQNDKFDELFYEFFQNINGEIDSDFKQDLDRDFPLIIKAYAATLSKIYNQLSLANNTKYYVKNIFINGPLFSINSNVRENIYSVRDNTPNLDMLPKSELKENIYKDFNQFEANYQAKKIREAKAKIAFSEKLNIEDIILIKQYEDDKFILLLDSAINIKNELLELTKSEKISFGIKTFFEFLLCGLLILSLLSISARLKFLKVLIDKSKYISNYILSSKETSADNAISKLIKTYEDLKEAYIKDSSFFQIKDKYILSVSKKLESINKEIFTSTAALKIETNNSKKQVFIDTIEKNANIMTSLYNNAKNISNVKKYSECNKTEIFDPQKSFEEILQANIVYSQSKKINFISYLDPSLTNELEGNLNSLKTAFNSIFLASLSMSLRHQNIIIAIKKVQKEFDRSGLCSVSFSIKNSSAAMSEKQISDIFSDDENSLNNDESEFYLKIAQIYLKNLESKLEINSFPSIGNEFKFVVIFKTTSNHKDFDIKCNHKLAFLQDVNVAYNEAFEQTTKDLGLKVDMLTSTSPSITKNYDAIFLRNTNKQGQDIKNPLILKDPLTPLSITRLLCLGEADIMNKNLNDKPKILICDTNEIYIDITASGFSKFNCEVVGVCNKKDLKQAIKQGDFDLIFVGSKFFEAEKNSIQKNLDLIKTAIQNAKIPIILMLSNTSNIDGESVKEYFNAYIKTPINSDELAQIFRKFLPNFGEIAIDESYLAKSENIILFKKSPMENKIFSSALGEFYNTLETTNSFDELLTKIKTKTYGIVLIDENVKDFNYEELTRVVDKIRQSKKVDTRVLIFGAQERSEFPFVKVLAKNITKAELSATVREQIDSMGTSYAKSSYEFIKFNA